In a single window of the Prochlorococcus marinus CUG1416 genome:
- a CDS encoding peptidase E produces the protein MHSKNIVAIGGGGFGRSLGSLEIEKYIISLISKKRPKICFIPTASGDSSLYKLNFYRAFSKLGCITSHIDFFSRTENLEEIVLSQDIIYVGGGNTKSMLAVWKEWNLHNILQIAYEKGIVMSGVSAGAICWFDKGISDSFANELNIINCLGIINDIACPHFDEEKEREPYVNDVIKREIIKSCICIEGNCALHIKNNFEYSSIDFGNGKKCFRVSKENNNLKKEIL, from the coding sequence ATGCATAGTAAAAATATAGTCGCAATAGGGGGAGGAGGGTTTGGACGTTCTTTAGGCTCTCTTGAAATTGAAAAATATATAATTTCATTAATTAGTAAAAAAAGACCAAAAATTTGCTTCATACCCACAGCATCTGGAGACAGTAGCTTGTATAAATTAAATTTTTATAGAGCATTTTCTAAATTAGGTTGCATAACAAGCCATATTGATTTTTTCTCAAGAACAGAAAACTTAGAGGAGATAGTTTTAAGTCAAGATATAATTTATGTTGGCGGTGGTAATACAAAAAGTATGTTGGCAGTATGGAAAGAATGGAATTTACATAATATTTTACAAATTGCTTATGAAAAAGGAATTGTAATGAGTGGTGTAAGTGCTGGAGCTATTTGTTGGTTTGATAAAGGTATATCGGATTCTTTTGCTAATGAATTGAACATAATAAATTGTCTTGGAATAATTAATGATATTGCTTGTCCTCATTTCGATGAAGAAAAAGAGAGGGAACCTTACGTTAATGATGTTATTAAAAGAGAAATTATTAAATCTTGTATTTGTATTGAAGGCAATTGTGCGTTGCATATCAAAAATAATTTTGAATATTCTTCAATAGATTTTGGTAATGGTAAGAAATGTTTTAGAGTCTCTAAGGAAAATAATAATTTAAAGAAAGAAATCCTTTAA